A single region of the Microlunatus panaciterrae genome encodes:
- a CDS encoding spermidine synthase: protein MSARFEELAWQETSLGTLTLRRRLDPSLKVEVYEVKLGDEFLMSSLFTVAEVELAHLGLAQVDVEGAAVLVGGLGLGYTAQAALAHPSVGSVTVVDALEAVISWHQRRLLPVSGALMSDPRTRLLHADFFALMRRDPEPGAVGGFDAILVDIDHSPRHLLHPSHADLYTTSGLRQLSRHLAPGGVFALWSDDPPDEWFNANLAEVFAVRDAHVVSFANPLTHGLSANTVYVAKRATGDLGSLGPEGP, encoded by the coding sequence GTGAGTGCACGGTTCGAGGAGCTGGCGTGGCAGGAGACGTCGTTGGGAACCCTGACCCTGCGGCGGCGGCTGGATCCCTCGCTGAAGGTGGAGGTCTACGAGGTCAAGCTCGGTGACGAGTTTCTGATGTCGAGCCTGTTCACCGTCGCCGAGGTCGAGCTCGCTCACCTCGGGCTTGCGCAGGTCGACGTGGAGGGTGCGGCCGTTCTCGTGGGGGGACTGGGTCTGGGTTACACGGCGCAGGCAGCCCTGGCGCATCCCTCCGTTGGGTCTGTCACTGTGGTTGACGCGCTGGAGGCGGTGATCAGCTGGCACCAGCGCCGGCTGTTGCCGGTGTCCGGCGCCTTGATGTCCGACCCGAGAACCCGTCTGCTCCACGCGGACTTCTTCGCCTTGATGCGGCGCGACCCGGAGCCAGGGGCAGTCGGCGGGTTCGACGCCATCCTGGTGGACATCGACCACTCCCCGCGGCACCTGCTGCACCCGTCGCACGCCGACCTCTACACGACCAGCGGTCTCCGGCAGCTCAGTCGCCATCTCGCCCCTGGCGGTGTGTTCGCGCTGTGGTCGGACGACCCCCCTGATGAGTGGTTCAACGCGAACCTTGCCGAGGTCTTCGCTGTCCGCGACGCTCACGTGGTCAGCTTCGCCAACCCGCTCACGCATGGACTGTCCGCCAACACCGTCTACGTGGCGAAGCGTGCGACCGGCGACCTGGGCAGTCTGGGCCCCGAGGGTCCCTAG
- the arsB gene encoding ACR3 family arsenite efflux transporter has protein sequence MNPQTQAPAGETVGAVPAPRLSTLDRLLPVWILAAMALGLVLGRLVPGIADVLNSVKIGSVSLPIAVGLLVMMYPVLAKVRYNETGRVVSDRRLMVTSLLINWVLAPAFMFALAWLFLPDLPEYRTGLIIVGLARCIAMVLIWNDLACGDREAAAVLVAINSVFQVLAFGALGWFYLQVLPSWLGLTTTSAEFSVWAIMASVLVFLGIPLAAGFLTRILGERARGREWYEHTLLPKIGPWALYGLLFTIVILFALQGDTIVSEPWNVARIALPLLVYFIVVFSLSLLAGRALRLGYPRATTLAFTAAGNNFELAIAVAIGTFGVTSGQALAGVVGPLIEVPVLVALVYVALWARRHLFPEDPAPVGGPPAVRPAADQGV, from the coding sequence GTGAACCCACAGACGCAGGCGCCAGCCGGCGAGACGGTCGGGGCCGTCCCCGCGCCCCGGTTGTCGACCCTCGACCGGTTGCTCCCGGTGTGGATCCTGGCAGCGATGGCCCTGGGTCTCGTGCTGGGCCGGCTGGTGCCCGGGATTGCCGACGTGCTCAACTCGGTCAAGATCGGCTCCGTCTCATTGCCGATCGCGGTCGGCTTGCTGGTGATGATGTATCCGGTGCTGGCCAAGGTGCGCTACAACGAGACCGGTCGAGTGGTGTCCGACCGACGATTGATGGTCACCTCGCTGTTGATCAACTGGGTGCTCGCGCCGGCGTTCATGTTCGCGCTGGCGTGGCTCTTCCTGCCGGATCTGCCGGAGTATCGGACCGGGCTGATCATCGTCGGTCTTGCACGCTGCATCGCCATGGTGCTGATCTGGAACGACCTCGCCTGCGGCGACCGCGAGGCAGCCGCCGTGCTCGTGGCGATCAACTCGGTCTTCCAGGTGCTGGCATTCGGCGCGCTGGGCTGGTTCTACCTGCAGGTGCTGCCGTCCTGGCTGGGTCTGACGACGACGTCGGCGGAGTTCTCGGTCTGGGCCATCATGGCCAGCGTGCTGGTGTTCCTGGGCATCCCGCTGGCGGCCGGCTTTCTGACCCGCATCCTGGGCGAACGCGCCAGGGGCCGCGAGTGGTACGAGCACACGCTGCTGCCCAAAATCGGACCCTGGGCACTGTACGGCCTGCTGTTCACCATCGTGATCCTGTTCGCGCTGCAAGGCGACACCATCGTCTCCGAGCCATGGAACGTCGCCCGGATCGCGCTGCCGCTGCTGGTCTACTTCATCGTCGTGTTCAGCCTGAGCCTGCTCGCCGGCCGCGCCCTCCGGCTGGGCTACCCGCGCGCGACGACCCTGGCGTTCACCGCTGCCGGCAACAACTTCGAGCTCGCCATCGCGGTGGCGATCGGCACTTTCGGCGTCACCTCAGGTCAGGCGTTGGCCGGTGTGGTCGGGCCGCTGATCGAGGTCCCGGTTCTGGTGGCCCTGGTGTACGTGGCCCTGTGGGCACGCCGACATCTCTTTCCCGAAGACCCCGCGCCAGTTGGCGGCCCGCCTGCTGTCCGACCCGCTGCCGATCAAGGAGTTTGA
- a CDS encoding ABC transporter permease has product MMPGNPAEAMMSRFKGRINPEALKALEVAFGIDSQESTFRQYLDYLQNTLTGHWGISLTFFPVEVSTVVRQALPWTLALVGLTTLLAFVLGTVIGIVAGWRRGGLVDSMLPPVFVVTSALPYFWVGMLFILVFSVWTNGALPNDGGYDTALTPGWNMEFIVSVLQHALLPALTILVVSIGGWILTMRNNMVTTLAEDYVRMGRAKGLSNQRIMYDYAAHNAILPNLAGFAMSLGFVVSGSILVEFTFNYPGVGYMLLSAVSNEDFPLMQALFVMITVAVLLAVLVCDFLTLWLDPRARTQD; this is encoded by the coding sequence ATGATGCCGGGCAACCCGGCCGAGGCGATGATGTCGCGGTTCAAGGGTCGGATCAACCCGGAGGCGCTGAAGGCGCTCGAGGTGGCCTTCGGCATCGACTCGCAGGAGAGCACCTTCCGCCAGTATCTCGACTATCTGCAGAACACCCTGACCGGGCATTGGGGGATCTCGCTGACCTTCTTCCCGGTCGAGGTCAGCACGGTGGTCCGGCAGGCGTTGCCGTGGACACTGGCGCTGGTGGGCCTGACGACGTTGCTGGCGTTCGTGCTGGGCACGGTGATCGGCATCGTCGCCGGATGGCGACGCGGCGGTCTGGTCGACAGCATGCTGCCGCCGGTGTTCGTGGTCACCTCGGCGCTGCCCTACTTCTGGGTCGGAATGCTGTTCATCCTGGTGTTCTCGGTCTGGACCAACGGAGCGCTGCCGAACGACGGCGGGTACGACACCGCCCTGACTCCGGGGTGGAACATGGAGTTCATCGTCTCCGTGCTGCAGCACGCCTTGTTGCCGGCGCTGACGATCCTGGTGGTGTCGATCGGCGGGTGGATCCTGACGATGCGGAACAACATGGTGACCACGCTGGCCGAGGATTATGTCCGGATGGGTCGGGCGAAGGGGCTCTCCAACCAGCGGATCATGTACGACTACGCCGCACACAACGCGATCCTGCCCAACCTGGCGGGCTTCGCGATGTCACTCGGGTTCGTCGTGAGCGGCTCGATCCTGGTGGAGTTCACGTTCAACTATCCCGGGGTCGGGTACATGCTGCTGAGTGCTGTCAGTAACGAGGACTTCCCCCTGATGCAAGCCCTGTTCGTCATGATCACCGTGGCCGTGCTGCTGGCGGTCCTGGTCTGTGACTTCTTGACGTTGTGGCTCGACCCGCGCGCCCGGACCCAAGACTGA
- a CDS encoding ABC transporter permease, with protein MSAIASGGAGGAVGEETLAEPTVLADEGGGGRRTRPGAGIIRAIRGNKKAMVGTILLAIFTLVAIAPQLFTSVRDPNKRAFDISLSPSVHHLLGTTSFGQDIWAQLVWGTRQSLLVAVIAGAGACLLSVVIGVSAAYLGGVADDVLSLLIDVFLVLPTFPLIIVIAAYAGSGGFMVVVAVLVVTGWSYGARQLRAQALSLRNRDFLVAARVRGERQSYIIIFEVLPTMISLITANFLGAALYAVLTAAGLQYIGLGDPSSISWGTMLHWGQSAEALQTGQQWWVIAPGLCIALLGAAFALLNYAFDEVSNPALRPVRRVRVKRRAA; from the coding sequence ATGAGTGCGATCGCGAGTGGAGGTGCGGGAGGCGCGGTAGGCGAGGAGACTCTGGCCGAGCCGACCGTTCTGGCAGACGAGGGGGGTGGCGGACGCCGCACGCGGCCGGGCGCAGGGATCATCCGGGCGATCCGCGGCAACAAGAAGGCGATGGTCGGCACGATCCTGCTGGCCATCTTCACCCTCGTGGCCATCGCCCCGCAGCTCTTCACCTCGGTGAGGGACCCGAACAAGCGGGCGTTCGACATCAGCCTGTCCCCGTCGGTGCACCACCTCTTGGGCACCACCTCCTTCGGCCAGGACATCTGGGCCCAGCTGGTCTGGGGCACGCGCCAGTCTCTGCTGGTAGCGGTCATCGCTGGGGCGGGCGCCTGCCTGCTGTCGGTCGTGATCGGGGTGTCTGCGGCCTATCTCGGCGGTGTCGCCGACGACGTGCTGTCCCTGCTGATCGACGTCTTCCTGGTGCTGCCGACCTTCCCGCTGATCATCGTCATCGCGGCCTACGCGGGCAGTGGCGGGTTCATGGTCGTGGTTGCGGTGCTCGTGGTCACCGGCTGGTCCTACGGTGCGCGTCAGCTCAGGGCACAGGCACTGTCGCTGCGCAACCGCGACTTTCTCGTGGCTGCCAGAGTGCGCGGCGAGAGGCAGTCCTACATCATCATCTTCGAGGTGTTGCCGACCATGATCTCGTTGATCACCGCAAACTTCCTCGGCGCGGCTCTCTATGCGGTGCTGACGGCGGCAGGGCTGCAGTACATCGGCCTCGGCGATCCGTCGTCAATCAGCTGGGGAACCATGCTGCACTGGGGGCAGAGCGCCGAGGCGCTGCAGACGGGGCAGCAGTGGTGGGTGATCGCACCAGGGTTGTGCATCGCTCTGTTGGGAGCGGCGTTCGCGCTGTTGAACTACGCCTTCGATGAGGTCAGCAACCCCGCCCTACGACCGGTCAGGAGAGTCCGTGTCAAACGACGTGCTGCTTGA
- a CDS encoding arsenate reductase ArsC, whose protein sequence is MSDRPSVLFVCVHNAGRSQMAAAFLHHLSGGAIEVRSAGSEPADQVNPAAVQAMAELGIDISAERPKILTDQAVRESDVVVTMGCGDTCPFYPGKRYEDWQLDDPAGKGVEAVRPIRDEIRRRIEMLITELVPSQESAPPEH, encoded by the coding sequence ATGTCGGATCGTCCCAGCGTGCTGTTCGTCTGCGTCCACAACGCGGGTCGCTCGCAAATGGCGGCGGCCTTTCTCCACCACCTGTCCGGTGGCGCGATCGAGGTCCGTTCGGCCGGCTCCGAGCCGGCTGATCAGGTGAACCCGGCGGCTGTGCAGGCCATGGCCGAGCTGGGCATCGACATCTCCGCGGAGCGACCGAAGATCCTCACCGACCAGGCAGTGCGCGAGTCGGATGTCGTCGTCACCATGGGCTGCGGTGACACCTGTCCGTTCTATCCCGGCAAGCGGTACGAGGACTGGCAGCTCGACGACCCAGCCGGCAAGGGAGTCGAAGCGGTGCGTCCCATCCGAGACGAGATCCGTCGCCGGATCGAGATGCTGATCACCGAGCTCGTCCCGAGCCAGGAGAGCGCGCCGCCGGAGCACTGA
- a CDS encoding alpha-amylase family glycosyl hydrolase, translating into MTKWYQEAVIYCLEVASFQDSNGDGRGDLRGLISRLDYLARLGVTCLWLNPIHPSPGRDNGYDVSDYYEVDPKLGSLGDFAELTRRARERGIRILLDLVVNHTSDEHAWFASARSDPSSPYRDWYVWSAEEPPDRFQGTVFPGEQTETWTFDEQAAAWYFHRFYDFQPDLNWSNPAVRKEIGKIIGFWLQLGASGFRIDAAPFVIEQVSPGVDPGPQDFSIIDSWRQETQWQKGDSVLLCEANVAPSAVSAFTGSRPDGPSDRAQMMFDFLLNPRIWLALARTDAEPLIEALTTAVRLPAGAQWATFLRNHDELDLSRLTDEQRGDVFRAFAPRPDMRLYGRGIRRRLAPMLRGERRQIELAYALQFSLPGTPVIRYGEEIGMGEDLSLDGREAIRTPMQWDDGPNGGFSSAAKELLARPVAMSGKFGARKVNVRSQHRDPTSLLRWFENLVHTLRSAPEIGTGTASILDVPLPRSVLAHRFDAPSGSILLLHNLADTPVTVDIGPLKGALEAPYDLLVDGPYDKPTRRLTGLELHGWGYRWIRLSRSDLG; encoded by the coding sequence GTGACCAAGTGGTACCAGGAGGCGGTGATCTACTGCCTGGAGGTGGCTTCCTTCCAGGACTCCAACGGTGATGGCAGGGGTGATCTCCGTGGCCTGATCAGCCGTCTGGACTACCTGGCGCGGCTCGGTGTCACCTGCCTCTGGCTCAACCCGATCCACCCCAGCCCGGGACGTGACAACGGCTACGACGTCAGCGACTACTACGAGGTCGACCCCAAGCTGGGCAGTCTCGGCGATTTCGCGGAGCTCACCCGTCGGGCCCGCGAACGTGGCATCCGGATCCTGCTCGACCTCGTCGTCAACCACACCTCCGATGAGCATGCCTGGTTCGCATCGGCCCGCAGCGATCCGAGCTCGCCCTACCGGGACTGGTACGTCTGGAGCGCTGAGGAGCCGCCGGATCGGTTTCAAGGCACGGTGTTCCCGGGGGAGCAGACCGAGACCTGGACGTTCGACGAACAGGCGGCCGCCTGGTACTTCCACCGCTTCTATGACTTCCAGCCCGACCTCAACTGGTCGAATCCCGCGGTGCGCAAGGAGATCGGCAAGATCATCGGCTTCTGGCTCCAGCTCGGTGCCTCGGGGTTCCGGATCGACGCCGCCCCGTTCGTGATCGAACAGGTCTCCCCGGGTGTCGACCCCGGGCCTCAGGACTTCTCCATCATCGACTCGTGGCGACAGGAGACGCAGTGGCAGAAGGGTGACTCGGTCCTGCTGTGCGAGGCCAACGTGGCGCCCAGTGCCGTAAGTGCGTTCACCGGCAGTCGGCCCGACGGACCGAGCGACCGGGCGCAGATGATGTTCGACTTCCTGCTCAACCCGAGGATCTGGCTGGCGCTGGCTCGCACCGACGCCGAGCCGCTGATCGAGGCGCTGACGACCGCGGTCCGGCTGCCCGCCGGCGCCCAGTGGGCCACCTTCCTGCGCAACCATGACGAGCTGGATCTGAGCAGGCTCACCGACGAGCAACGAGGCGACGTCTTTCGGGCCTTCGCTCCGCGACCGGACATGCGGCTGTACGGTCGCGGCATCCGCCGCAGGCTGGCCCCGATGCTCCGCGGTGAGCGCCGGCAGATCGAGCTCGCCTACGCCCTGCAGTTCTCGCTGCCCGGCACGCCCGTGATCCGCTACGGGGAGGAGATCGGCATGGGGGAGGACCTGAGCCTGGACGGCCGCGAGGCCATCCGTACGCCGATGCAGTGGGATGACGGCCCCAACGGCGGGTTCTCGTCGGCAGCGAAGGAGCTGCTCGCCCGGCCGGTCGCGATGAGTGGCAAGTTCGGCGCGCGGAAGGTGAACGTCCGCTCTCAGCATCGCGACCCCACCTCGTTGCTGCGGTGGTTCGAGAACCTGGTGCACACCTTGCGAAGCGCCCCGGAGATCGGGACCGGCACGGCGTCGATTCTCGACGTCCCTCTGCCACGCTCGGTGCTGGCGCACCGGTTCGATGCGCCCTCCGGCTCCATCCTGCTGCTGCATAACCTGGCCGATACGCCGGTGACGGTCGACATCGGTCCGTTGAAGGGCGCGCTAGAGGCGCCGTACGACCTGTTGGTCGACGGCCCCTACGACAAGCCGACGCGAAGACTGACCGGTCTGGAACTGCACGGCTGGGGGTACCGCTGGATCAGGCTCTCAAGGAGCGATCTGGGCTGA
- a CDS encoding ABC transporter ATP-binding protein: protein MSNDVLLEVRDLTVEYATGHTPVRAVDKVDLDVRAGEFVGIVGESGCGKSTLLFAIAQLLSPPAGITGGSVGFRGENLVVMNDRQLAPIRWRNMSVVMQSAMNALNPVKRIGAQFSDVMRAHGNTSAAEIKERSETVMRLVGIDKVHLSSYPHQLSGGMRQRSMIAMALLFTPDLVIMDEPTSALDVVAQRSLMLQIKDLQAELGFAVVFVTHDMSLVSHFSDRLMVMYAGQTVEFGDTRQVFDQPAHPYTSGLLDAFPSIRGPRVELVGIPGSPPNLAHPPAGCRFQPRCPKAFEACLTVPPPLYDVEGVQARCLLHDDELNATVRSAT, encoded by the coding sequence GTGTCAAACGACGTGCTGCTTGAGGTCCGCGACCTGACGGTCGAGTACGCAACCGGGCACACACCCGTCCGGGCGGTCGACAAGGTCGATCTTGATGTCCGCGCCGGAGAGTTCGTGGGGATCGTGGGTGAGTCGGGTTGTGGCAAGTCCACCCTGCTGTTCGCCATCGCCCAACTGCTGTCGCCGCCGGCCGGGATCACCGGTGGCTCGGTCGGCTTCCGCGGCGAGAACCTGGTGGTCATGAACGACCGCCAGCTCGCCCCGATCCGCTGGCGGAACATGTCGGTGGTGATGCAGAGTGCCATGAACGCGCTGAACCCGGTGAAGCGCATCGGCGCCCAGTTCAGCGATGTGATGCGCGCCCATGGCAACACGTCGGCGGCGGAGATCAAGGAGCGGTCGGAGACCGTGATGCGGCTGGTGGGCATCGACAAGGTGCACCTGTCCAGCTATCCGCACCAGCTGTCCGGCGGGATGCGGCAGCGATCCATGATCGCGATGGCGCTGCTCTTCACCCCGGATCTGGTGATCATGGACGAACCTACGTCCGCCCTCGATGTGGTGGCCCAACGCTCGCTGATGTTGCAGATCAAGGACCTGCAGGCTGAGCTGGGTTTCGCCGTCGTCTTCGTCACCCACGACATGTCCCTGGTCAGCCACTTCTCGGATCGGCTGATGGTGATGTATGCCGGCCAGACCGTCGAGTTCGGCGACACCCGCCAGGTCTTCGACCAGCCGGCCCACCCGTACACCAGCGGGCTTCTCGATGCCTTCCCCTCGATCCGGGGACCGCGGGTGGAACTGGTCGGCATCCCTGGCAGCCCACCGAACCTGGCGCATCCACCGGCGGGATGCCGGTTCCAGCCTCGCTGCCCGAAGGCGTTCGAGGCCTGCCTCACCGTGCCGCCGCCGCTGTATGACGTCGAGGGCGTGCAGGCGCGGTGTCTGTTGCATGATGACGAGCTGAACGCAACGGTGAGGAGCGCCACATGA
- a CDS encoding ABC transporter substrate-binding protein, whose protein sequence is MKKRLTGALSLLMFGVLAFALAACGSGGSGNGGGGSGKANTTLTIANTSGSQWTCGFNPFNPAVQGVTVGFVYEPLVYINTLKNAAETPMLAESYKWGSGKKSLTFTVRDGVKWSDGKPFTAADVAFTFNLLKKSPGLDINALWKQILTKVTAKGNTVTFEFKSAAGPYFYYLADQVSIVPEHIWSTGDPAKDPVQFQDAAPVGTGPYTVDPCKPANITYKANPNYWQSGLPKVKTVNYPAYTDNSPANLDLATGKAQWGGQFIPSIDKYYVSKDKENNHYWFPPSSNVALVFNLKHPVTGKLAIRQAFAYAIDRAAVSKIGEGGYQPPANQTGIVLPTFKDWYNKAAADKANYVPNADKAKQLLASEGYSPSKPLNLDVITVSGFTDWDASLQEIKQQLEPLGIKMTIKDLAGQTYNTKIYKGDFDLAYSSGTGGPSPYYELRNLLYSGNTAPLGSNATSNYSRYTDPKTDALFDQFGAADEAQQKEIINKLQQVMLDQVPLIPTTESVSWYQYSTKDFKGWPTEQDPYAMPAPYNLPDLEQVLLRLEPK, encoded by the coding sequence GTGAAGAAACGGTTGACCGGCGCGTTGTCGCTGCTCATGTTCGGGGTGCTCGCCTTCGCGCTGGCAGCCTGTGGCTCTGGAGGTTCCGGCAACGGGGGTGGGGGCTCAGGCAAGGCGAACACCACCCTCACCATCGCCAACACGTCGGGCTCGCAGTGGACCTGTGGCTTCAACCCCTTCAACCCGGCTGTCCAGGGTGTGACGGTCGGTTTCGTCTACGAGCCGCTGGTCTACATCAACACCCTGAAGAATGCCGCCGAGACCCCGATGCTGGCCGAGTCCTACAAGTGGGGCAGCGGAAAGAAGTCGCTGACCTTCACTGTGCGTGACGGGGTGAAGTGGAGTGATGGCAAGCCGTTCACGGCCGCCGACGTCGCCTTCACCTTCAACCTGCTCAAGAAGTCTCCCGGGCTGGACATCAACGCACTGTGGAAGCAGATCCTGACCAAGGTCACGGCCAAGGGCAACACGGTGACCTTCGAGTTCAAGAGCGCGGCAGGTCCCTACTTCTACTACCTCGCCGACCAGGTCTCGATCGTGCCGGAGCACATCTGGTCCACCGGTGATCCGGCGAAGGACCCGGTCCAGTTCCAGGACGCCGCTCCGGTCGGTACCGGCCCCTACACGGTCGACCCGTGCAAGCCCGCCAACATCACCTACAAGGCGAACCCGAACTACTGGCAGTCCGGCCTGCCGAAGGTGAAGACGGTCAACTACCCGGCCTACACCGACAACAGCCCGGCCAACCTCGACCTCGCCACCGGCAAGGCCCAGTGGGGTGGCCAGTTCATTCCGAGCATCGACAAGTACTACGTCTCCAAAGACAAGGAGAACAACCACTACTGGTTCCCGCCCAGCTCGAATGTGGCGCTCGTGTTCAACCTGAAGCACCCAGTGACCGGCAAGCTGGCGATCCGGCAGGCCTTCGCCTATGCGATCGACCGGGCCGCCGTGTCGAAGATCGGTGAGGGCGGCTACCAGCCGCCGGCGAACCAGACCGGCATCGTGTTGCCGACCTTCAAGGACTGGTACAACAAGGCGGCCGCGGACAAGGCCAACTACGTCCCCAATGCGGACAAGGCCAAGCAGCTGCTGGCCTCGGAGGGCTACTCGCCGTCCAAGCCGCTCAACCTGGACGTGATCACGGTCAGCGGCTTCACCGACTGGGACGCCTCGCTGCAGGAGATCAAGCAGCAGCTCGAGCCGCTCGGCATCAAGATGACGATCAAGGACCTGGCCGGCCAGACCTACAACACGAAGATCTACAAGGGTGACTTCGACCTGGCCTACTCCTCCGGTACTGGCGGGCCTTCGCCGTACTACGAGCTGAGGAACCTGCTGTACAGCGGGAACACCGCCCCGCTGGGCTCGAACGCTACGTCCAACTACAGCCGCTACACCGACCCGAAGACGGATGCGCTGTTCGACCAGTTCGGCGCAGCCGATGAGGCGCAGCAGAAGGAGATCATCAACAAGCTGCAGCAGGTGATGCTGGACCAGGTGCCGCTCATCCCCACCACCGAGTCCGTCAGCTGGTATCAGTACAGCACCAAGGACTTCAAGGGCTGGCCGACCGAGCAGGACCCGTACGCCATGCCTGCTCCGTACAACCTGCCGGACCTTGAGCAGGTTCTGCTCAGGCTCGAACCGAAGTAG
- a CDS encoding metalloregulator ArsR/SmtB family transcription factor translates to MTDTSTRHLPLLVPACAADAKEGLDAHEAQRYAHVFKALGDPTRLRLVTMVAAHENQEACVCDLTEPLDLGQPTVSHHLKILVDAGILRRDKRGIWSYYSIVPGALQAVGDLLHTLPAAPG, encoded by the coding sequence GTGACGGACACTTCGACCAGGCACCTTCCGCTCTTGGTGCCGGCCTGCGCGGCCGACGCCAAGGAGGGCCTCGACGCGCACGAGGCCCAACGTTACGCCCACGTCTTCAAGGCTCTGGGCGATCCAACCCGGCTGCGTCTGGTCACCATGGTCGCCGCCCACGAGAATCAGGAGGCCTGTGTCTGTGACCTGACAGAGCCCCTCGACCTCGGCCAGCCGACCGTCTCGCACCACCTCAAGATCCTCGTCGACGCCGGCATTCTGCGACGTGACAAGCGCGGCATCTGGTCCTACTACTCGATCGTTCCCGGAGCACTGCAGGCCGTCGGTGATCTCCTGCACACTCTCCCGGCAGCACCGGGCTAG
- a CDS encoding ABC transporter ATP-binding protein — MTSTSPVEPTSRTATPLLEARGLTRHFSVGGLRSRKHLHAVDDASFSINDREIVALVGESGSGKSTIARLLARVYQPTSGEILYRGQPLGSLRGRKQNLGYRSDVPMVFQDPFSSLNPAHRVSHGILRGLTLHRPELSAQQRRAEAERVCTAVGLSPAAEVLDRFPYELSGGQRQRIGFAQALAYRPKVILADEPVSMLDVSIRIGLLNVMARLREEEGVSFLYITHDIASARYVADRVIVMYAGHIVETGPIEKVLADPRHPYTQLLVAAVPDPRSPLTVTSELAAGEPPKVVDPLPGCRFRDRCPFAIDVCHQVTPKLVDLEPGHAAACHVAAQQAGVSAGA, encoded by the coding sequence ATGACCTCAACGAGCCCGGTGGAGCCGACGAGCCGGACCGCGACACCGCTGCTGGAGGCACGCGGACTGACGCGGCATTTCAGCGTCGGCGGGCTGCGTTCCCGGAAGCATCTGCACGCGGTCGACGACGCCTCCTTCTCGATCAACGACCGCGAGATCGTTGCACTGGTCGGTGAGAGCGGGAGCGGGAAGAGCACGATCGCACGGCTGCTGGCTCGGGTCTACCAGCCCACCAGCGGGGAGATCCTCTACCGTGGTCAGCCGCTGGGCAGCCTTCGCGGACGCAAGCAGAACCTGGGCTATCGCAGCGATGTACCGATGGTGTTCCAAGACCCCTTCAGCTCGCTCAACCCGGCGCACCGGGTGTCACACGGCATCCTCCGTGGCCTCACCCTGCACCGGCCGGAGCTGAGCGCGCAGCAGCGCCGGGCCGAAGCCGAGCGGGTCTGCACCGCGGTGGGGCTCTCGCCGGCGGCCGAGGTCCTGGACCGGTTCCCGTACGAGCTCTCCGGCGGCCAGCGGCAGCGGATCGGATTCGCCCAGGCGCTCGCCTATCGACCCAAGGTCATCCTCGCCGACGAGCCGGTGTCGATGCTCGATGTGTCGATCCGCATCGGCCTGCTGAACGTGATGGCGCGGCTGCGGGAGGAGGAGGGCGTCTCGTTCCTCTACATCACCCATGACATCGCCAGCGCCCGCTATGTGGCTGACCGGGTGATCGTGATGTACGCCGGCCACATCGTGGAGACGGGTCCGATCGAGAAGGTGCTCGCCGACCCGCGTCACCCTTACACCCAACTGCTGGTGGCTGCTGTGCCCGATCCGCGGTCCCCGCTGACGGTCACCTCGGAGCTGGCCGCGGGTGAGCCACCGAAAGTGGTCGACCCACTGCCGGGATGCCGTTTCCGTGATCGGTGCCCGTTCGCGATCGACGTCTGCCACCAGGTGACTCCGAAGCTGGTCGACCTCGAGCCCGGCCACGCTGCCGCCTGTCATGTGGCGGCGCAGCAGGCCGGCGTATCCGCCGGCGCCTGA